A stretch of DNA from Macrotis lagotis isolate mMagLag1 chromosome X, bilby.v1.9.chrom.fasta, whole genome shotgun sequence:
TTTTTAAGAAGACTAAGCTACAATAAAAAGCCAATATCATTTTTACAAGATACAAATGTATTGGATTATTGTAGTGAGATGTACAGAACAATAAACGGTCATCCTTTTAAAACTAGATGAAGATAAATGGTAAGCACATTCTTGGATTCAAAGTATCTTTAGAATGAAAATCTAAAGTAGTAAAGAAATGGTGAGTGCTCTTTCATTATCTGAATTGAGATTATTTCTTCTCAGATAATTATTAGGCTCCATTGAAAAagttgttaaagattttatttttactaataacGTATATGTAGCAATTGCCTCAATAGCTCTGTAAGGTAAGAAAACAAGCTCAGGATAGTGAAGTTACTTGCACATAGCTGCATtagctttaaaaagcaaacaaagatTGAAAACCAAACATTCGGACTCTTATATTCAAAGTTCTTCACTATATTGTGGTTTAACAGTTGATAAAAACACTAGTAATAACTGCTTCCAATTTAGTAAATGAATTTTTACCATTCAAATCTTAACAGtgaatcagtcaacaagcattttattactTCAGTGCAGTATAAAGGGATAGTCATTAAGTGAtgagaccaaatctgaactcatttctttctgacttcaggtccattTCTCTATCTGTTGTATTACAGAGAGGTCAAAGATGATGAGTCAAACATTAAGCATaaaagataaactttttttttaaaaggaaaagatagtcttaagaataaatagatttggggtcagctaggtggcacagtggatagagcactggccctggagtcaggaggacctgagttaaaatctggtcttagacacttcataattccctaactgtgtgacctagggcaagtcatttaactctgctgccttgcaaaaaagaaacaaaaaaaaaagtaaatagatttgaaatttaagaaaagaagcTAAATCTCACTTTGGGGCATAGTCAGATCTCTTTGgtaaattttttctagttcactatCAGTTAAGCAGTTTTTGCCTGATTAGTCAACACCAGGCATACCTTTTtggtttatattaaaaaaaagccgTAATTTTAAAACAAGGACTTTTGCAAATACCCTCAAAGCACCAGTtcatgatcaataaatattttgttaatttttcttaaaatatcctTACATTTTAGGTTGCTGAAGTTTTGCAAGTACCTCCAATGAGAGTTTATGAAGTAGCAACTTTTTATACAATGTATAATCGAAAGCCAGTTGGAAAGTATCATATTCAAGTCTGTACCACTACACCTTGTATGCTTCGGGATTCTGACAGCATACTGGAGGCCATTCAGAAAAAGCTTGGTATGGAACAGATTTTATTTACAtcattaaataaaaggaaaaaaattgttttagagGGGTTTGATAGAGACCCTAATTTCTTTGGTGTACAACTtaatttgaaggaataaaaatgtaCATCATATTTTGTACCAAGtaaactataaaaattaaaataataaaacccaAGAATCCAGATTTTATAGGAATGCTATAGTATTCCACCAGGCCTCTATTTCTGCTAAGGTATGTACTTAGagtgtttttcttccttcatctcagttctatttttccttctttctcagcCTTAAAACTTTTCCTGTTCTAAACATTCCAGAAATCACTTCTTTATCATGTTCTCTATAGCAGTACCTAAGGAatcattgaataaatgaaatgtgCTCCTTAATGGGTATTGGAATGCACCGATGAAAGATATCTTAAATGTTATGGCAATAGCAAGTActttataaagtaaaaataagtaGTACATAATtcatttgtaacttaaaaatttgctctcctggttctcctttctATATTTCTGACTCATTCACTGAATCATTATCTATATCACACCCACTTTAAATAGTCTCCAAGTCTTAGCTTTAGGGCCTCCTAGCAGTGTCTTACACTCCATCTAGTTGATGGgcaaattttgttgatttttctattCTACATCTTCGACCCCCCAACTGCTACCACCCTAATTACTTCTTACCTAGTTTTTTCATTAAACATCAGAAACAGCTTTATGAGTACACAGATTTGACCATATCACTCCCCTAATCAAAAACCACCTTTCATTTAAGGCACGCCAGATACCCTTAGATAGCTTTTAAACTATTTCACCCCAcacattatttctgtttttgcatTTTACAAGTGATTCGCATTCTTCAGCATCTGTGAATACATACACACTGGCCATTTCTCTTGCTTATATTCCCCCCACATGTTAAAGAATGTTAGAAAGAACTTGAGAGGCCATAACATCCCAGTGAGAAAAATTCAGTACCTTCTGAGGCAgcccattttatatttgtgtaGTTCTAATTAttggaacttttttccttttcatcaaaCCTAAATTCTACTCTGTTCATCCTCACTAAAATGTTCTCCACCATTTCCCTACTTTTTGTATCTGTACTTCCTCACATTTGTATTTTCTTAACATCTAATGTTACTAATTCCCCTTCCAAACCCCTAATCTtaactttttgttgttgctgtttttgcaaggcagtggggttaagtgacttgcacacagctaggtaattattattaagtgactgggaccgaatttgaactcagatactcctgactccagagccagtgctctatccactgagccacctagctgcctcatcttACTCCCTTTTGTGTATATTAATCATGGTTCTCATCCCTCCCCAAGTTTCAGTGATGCATAGGAAGTCAAATTTAATTCCTTGAAATCTCTAGTTCTTCTTATATTTTAAGCAATTTTATATCCACCTATCAGGCCATGAGCATTATTACTATTGGCTTTTTACTGGATTTTTTTCTCCCCTGTAAATGTCACATTCATTTCTACAGCTATTCATGTTCTATTTTAGCTCCTCCCTCTGTTATCTAGcgcgcatacacacacacacacacacacacacacacacacacacacacacacacacatagacttttctccttttgccttttaatttaataattttttaaataatattggaTCTTGTTGGGCACATCCATTGCTGACCACAGATtagttatttctttattttaggcTGGGTCCAGAAATTCAAATCTCATTATTGGACATCATCTTTATTTAGagcttcatttccttctctttttccataGTAAAGAAAATATCTTCAATGCTCTTGAGGACTTTCTTGCCCATACTTATTAATCTTTAACTTTCTAGATTCCTGCTGGCAGAATCATTTTGTGCCTTCATGAATTATTAGAAGCAGAATAGCAGTCATCCACTTTGACAAGTGTCATGGAAGGacaaaagaattttcatttgttGTTAAATTGACAAATAGCTTCCTCACTGTTCTGATCAGGAAGTCACCAGcccacctcttctttctctgaccCTTAACTGTATATGATCTCTTAACTGTAGATTCACATCTTGGAGGACTAGATGTTGTTTCCTTCTCAAAAGATTTGGGTCTTTACTTTTTAAGAaagagtttctttctttttttttttttaaaggtttttgcaaggcagtggggttaagtagcttgcctaagctcacacagctaggtaattattaagtgtctgagactggatttgaagtcaggtactcctgactacagggccagtgctctatccactatgccacctagctactccctaGAGTTTCATTTCTCTAAAGCTCCACATATTTAGTgatccttctctgtctcctttgtgTTATCTTGTTTTATCTATTAAACATGTTACATGTCAGGAAGTCCTTTCTGTCTTCAAACTAATTTTCATAAtaaagccatttaaaaaaaatcagttctcttTGAAAACCTCTACAGAGTGGAGAGAGGTTCTTTGAGTCCTTATATTTTACCTTCAAGGAGAAACATCAGTCTGCACTTTGAACACAGGTCACAGTTATGGTCATGGCAGAAAGACATAGCAGATGGTCAGAAACTCTTTGcttttcctgtttttgttttttttttaataaggtccTCAGCTCTTTGATTGTTTTTCTGGTAGATCTCTTGGCAAAATTGTCTGAAGAATTCTATTTACGTAGTTAACGCCTTCTTATGTCAAGTCTTAATTGGCtccagttttttctcttcctctactCTTAACTCTTCGAAATTTTCCTTCTGTCACTGATTTGAATCTTTGACATTTCCCACATTTCCCCCTTCATAAATTCATTCCTTAACCTTAACATCATGTCTGCTTATCCTTTTGGGTCtagttttctccttttgttctgctGAGGTTATAAGTAGAATTCCACTTGttgaaatcattttcttaaagATCCAGTTCATTTGCCCCCAAGCTTTTCTGATCCTCATTAATTCTTCCCACCCCTCTGTTAAAAATAATCCCTCCTTAAATTTTCTTAGTACTTTTTAGACTACTTTATCCATATCATATTTTGCACTGcatcatattcatttttattcctgTCTTAGATTATCTATTAAAAATAAGATCCTTGAGTACAATGACTAGAGCTTTTCACCTTCTTTGTCCCAGTGATGAAGAAATATAGTACCTTATGTATGGTAGGTGTTTAATGTTTGATCAGTTAAACTGAATTAAGTGATTTCCGTAAAATAGCTAGATCAGAACCCAAATATTTTGATTCTCAGTCACTCAGGTGTTAACATTAAATTTCTAAATCGTATTCAAATTTTGAACTAAAAATTACGATTTTTTTCTGCGTTAACTGACAATATAAGCTAGTAAAGACATTTAAGAACTTTGTGTACAGTAATACCAcaactatagaaaattacttttaaaaactcCTTGGTATTAATAACTATTAAAGTTtaagcttttctttttaataattgaTAGTATTCTGAAATGCTCTGTGCTGAATATTTAAAACTAAGTCCCATAaggtacatatgtatatgtatgtatgtgttaaaATGTGACTTTAAatgcataattttttcttttgttaggtATTAAGGTTGGAGAAACTACACCTGACAAGCTTTTCACACTAATAGAAGTAGAATGTTTAGGTGCCTGTGTAAATGCACCTATGGTTCAAATAAATGACAATTACTATGTGAGTATTTCACTTCCATTAAGTTTAGAATTATATcttgaaatgattttaaataagTGGAGTTTTGATTTCATGCGTTCCCTAATTTATTTAGTCAGGAGAAATATTACTGCCTCTTCTGAGTTTATCCTTAAGACttgcaaatatttaaagaagttaGTTGTGAAGCAGTTTTCATATTCTTAGCATGTTCCAATTCACATtgattagtgttttttttttcacttgggaACACTGGTATTTCAGTCATTGGGTAAAATCAGTGAAATGAATGTTGATAAGACAGACAAAAATAATTCTTAGTATTTTGCTTTATTATGTTATAAAATTGCATTTTCatagaaaattttttctttcatgtgaGGATTcagcttttattaaaaaaagatttacccAGACAAGTCTGTCATAGAATagtttacaaaaaatatttcatttgtaaaatttgaaaGATCTCATTgacttatacttttttttcaatataattgctaaATCCTAATGAGTATGACCCCCTTTTTAGACACATGTGATAGGACTTGTTTCATTTTCAATGGCTAAGGTCTGACTTTCTTATAAAGGTTATATCAAATTCTACTTTAGAACTTTTAATACATCGCTTCAGGACTGCATGGATGTGTAATTTCACTGTTGTGGAAATTCATATTCATAATATTGGTAGTTTGGAAACTACAAAGTGCTATGTAGGTGCTAGATCCTTATGTTATAAGACTGGAATTTAAGTAGGGTGGGTGGGGGGGTGACATGTCAGACTTGGCCTTCATGAAATTCACTTTGGGAAATAGAAGATGGATTGTAGTTAGAAatagacttgaggcagggagacaaaTTAGATAAGGAGTTCTTACCTGAACCCTATGAATTTGCTTTTTAACGTATTTTGGTAAAtgtattttaatagaattaatttcatttttggtcCTGTGTATCTTAGGCATTTAAACATATTCTGAGGATTTCATTGTTCATTAGGCTGCAAAAGAGGTTCATGAAACAATAAATTAACACCCAAATTAAAAGATTTCAGTCATCCAGATGGGATGTGATTAGGGCTTGTTTTGGGATGGTAACTTTGTGAGTAGAGAGAATGGACCGTATGAAAGGGattgtgaaagtagaaatgacaagatttggcaatagattggatatcTGAATTATGAGTGAGGATTCAAAGAGGACCTTAGAACTGCAAACAGGAGAATGGTAGTGTCTTCAGTAATTGGAAATCTAGGAAAATGGGGAAGTTTCAGAAAAGAGATTTGGGACATTTAGAATTTAAGACACCTATATCTAGCTAAAGATGTACAAAAGGCATTTAGTGATATGGCACTTGTGATATAGGTGAAACTTGTTTAGATATAGATCTAGGAATCATCCATGGAGATATTATAATTGAACTCATGGGGAGTTCAAACCAAAACTGAGTTAGTACAGAAGGAAAAATGGGCCCAGGACATAGCCTTGACAAGGGACATCCAGGACATTAATGGGCAGGACTTTAAAGGACATCTGGCGAAGTTAACAAGAATGATTAGAAACTTAGGTAAATTAGAGGAGAGAAATTGAAAACCCAaggaggagcttacattctactgactGGGGAAATAGCATATACTGAAGTAATGCAAAATAATTACAGACTGAAGATAGTTcagggagatgaggaaggaactTGTGTAGAAGTAGCACCTGAAttacactttaaaaatatgagtTCTTTGAGGTAGAAATGAGTAAAAAGGGTGCAAACGAATAGAGGCTGGAGATTTAAGTCATACAGAGAGCAGCTAGCAGTCCAACTTGACTGGGAAAGGAAAGTTTGTAAAGGGaagtaataagaataaaaaagtagaTGGGAGACAGATTGTGGAAGAATTCAAGGATGAGGCATCTTTTATCCTATAGGCACTAGGGAGTCactgagattttgagagaattggCTAGGAATGGTCCTGACATGGTTAGATTTATACTTTAGGAATAGGAATTTGGCAACTGTatggaggataaattggagaagtATTGAAAGTTTGAATTAGGACCGATGCCATGTGAATGGATGCATGGAATCATAGCATCATATAATTAAACCTTAAAGCTATCTAGTTGAccactttctctttcccctcccctcttcaactattttagaggtgaggaaaaGTGAGACCCAGATTGGTTAACTGACTTGTTTAGAGTCACACAGATGTTGTAACAGTGGATATGGGGCTCAAGGAAAAGTGAAAGAATCAAGGATGACTCCTAGATTTTGAGAATAAGTGACTGGAAGGATAGTATAGCCATCAAGAGAAATTGGAACATTTGAAGGAAAGGATTTAGAGAAGGATTTGAATTGGTTCTGTTTGGGATTGTTAATGCCTATGGGTATTTAGGTTAGAAGTTTCCATTAGGTTGTTGGtaatgaaatgggaatttagaTAAAAGATTAAGGACAATATATAGATTCTGGGAATCTTCTTTGTAGAGATGGTCTTCATAAGAATTCCTGAGAGATCatcaagggagaaaagaagaaagcccAGAAGAGAATCTTAGGGGATGTGTGGCAGGAAGGagagaatatatagaaaataacttTAAGGAAAGGAAATTATTGATGGAAATATTGGAAAGGAAATATTGATGATTAACCTCCCCTAAAGTTAAGGCTTATTGGGTTCTAATTTTGTAATCCAAGCATTACATGTCTTTTCTTGACTTTCTACCAAGTTATAAATCTTGGTCAAGAAtgctactataatttttttttaaacgtATTCCACCAAAAAACTGTTTACCTCTACTAAACTGACATGAGGGAGGCATGGCATACCAGATAAAAGAGCTCACCTAAGAATCAGTAAAGCCTTGGTTTAAGTTCCACCCTTAGCCATACTGGCCATTAGACTAACAAAGTCACTTAAAGATTGCTGGGAGCATTGAAAGATTAAGACTGCACAGAGGAGGACATGTATCTTAGTAGTGGGAGTTTTCTCATCAGGTGTTCTCTAAAAACCATAGGTGTCAAATAATATCCCTGCTGTTCCTATggtgacttaattttaaaatgaaatgttacCAATGTTTTGTTAAAGATTTCCCAATCATATTTTAACCTGGTTCAGACTGCCCTAGGAAGTCTGTAACaggaaatcataggtccagtttGGGCAGTGACTTCATTTCAATTATGATGCCTCTGATAATGTCCAATTGAGTTTTAACAGACAATACATATTGGATTAAACCAATTAGAAATTAGCAGGGAAAAGAACTTCACCAAAAGGgacaaaatgattaatttgaGAAATTAACATGTACCAGATTTTAATAAAGTTGCCTTCAATTTATTGCACCTAATTTTTACCATAATCTATCCATGTCCATCTTGTCACAAAGCAAAAACctctttttcttcagtctttaAATTAGTATTCAGAATTGCGTAATATAAAATTCTGAAACAGCCTAATTTTAACTTAAGGTTCAACTAATTGTGAGCAGTTGTTATCACAAGAACATGGAAGCTTTATGTTGAGGGTAGTCAGTTTGATTATGAGTTCCACGTGCAGTCATAGCAATTTCTTTTTCAGCTATTCCCTTTATCTTGAAAAATAATGTCTTTTGCTTTATATATAAGACAAGTACACAACCTGATAATATATTCCAAAAAGTAATTCTTAGAATATATCAGAAAGTCAGTATAGATTATTTCACTTTGACAACTCGTTAAAAATAGCACTCTACAGTGATGTTCATAAAGTTGTGGGTGCCCTGTGAGACACTGGATTAAATTTTCtcagaaaaattatatctttttctatatattacGTATTGAGTTTATTGTattaaaactttgaaaaatgacaacaaatgTCCATTTTAATTATATCCTATTCTCTTATACATTCTTGATAAATGACTTGTTACCTGTTCTTATTCTTCCTATTGTTCCAGTTAGTATGATGGATGTAGTCACTTGTTTAAGAATTCTTGAAATAATTGAGAGATTTGGAAGTCAGTAATAGAATTTATTAAAACTTGTCTATGGACAACTTAGGTGTCACCAAGGCTCACAGATTCTTGTTTGAGGGCAGGGTGTATGTCATATTATATAAGAAATAGAGTTGCCAAGTGCCTCAAGCTATCTGTTGAACGCTTGCATGCAAGATGTATATGAAATAGGTCCCTTTAGCAGCCCACAGTTGTAGAAGAGGAAGCAGGctcaaaggtattttttttataCCTCCAGTTTGTTCTCATAAATTATACTGTCTGTCCCACTCTTAATTGAGTCGGTGGAAGTGTTATCTGTCAGTAACCAAAAGAAAACCACcttcaatgtttaaaaaaaattattaaaaattttttatatagtATAAAGTAATCACatctaaataattatatttagattttttctaaatctaaaatcattataaatctttcattatttttgttcgTAGGAAGATTTGACACCTAAGGATATTGAAGAGATACTTGATGACCTAAAAGCTGGCAATGTTCCAAAACCTGGACCAAGGTATGTCTTTACTTTAACACAAATTTAAACGTTTACATATCTTTAAATTCAAAAATGTTTGTTCCTTCAGTTAACAGGtgttagaggtcatttaatccaactttCTCCCCAAAGCTGGAATCTTTAAAGTTAATATCCCTATCAGATTATCTCTCCTCAAAACAATGATAATAAACTATTTCATAATTAAatccatataaaattattttgatccaaaatgttttttttattctcttctttctctgttcttgTTCTAACATTAGAAACAACACAAAATGTTTAATGTGCTTCTTTCTATGTGGCAGAACTTAAAACTtattaggtttttggcaaggcaatggggttaagtggcttgcccaaggccacacagctaggtaattaaatgtctggaggccagatttgaactcaggtgctcctgactccggggctggtgttctatccactgtgccacctagccaccccgcacTTAAAACTTCTAACATGGTCCCCTTAAATCTTCTAGTCttttaaatcttctgtctttctGGGCTAAGCACTTCTAAATTTTCCCTCATGTAGCAAGACTATAACAAATTCTAgcatttttttaaccattcttcTGGGTGTTCTATGACAATAGCCTCAGACCCATAATTTATGAATTCTACTTTGTAACTATTGGCTCAGCATAACGGTTATGTCTCTTGAACTGGAAACAATCCTTCTTTgaactttacttttttatttcaaattgttCGTCCATGCTAACGCTTCCTGTGGAAGTGCCATTAAGCCATTTTATTCTTCTATTGCTGAtccatttttaagtttttgtggATTAAGGTCATTTTTGTAGAACTTTTCGACTTCAGATTCTGCCAACTGATGTATTATTCCAGCTTTGTCTCATAATTTTTGATGAGTGTTTTTTGTGTCTTATAAAAATGGTGAaggagatacatacatacatacatacatacatacatagccCTGTGGCATGCCACTAGAACAAGGTGGGGAACATCTGGCCCATGGGCTGTATAAGACtaatgaaatcatttggtctggcactgctaTGGAAACTGCAggcagaactcaaaattcaataaatctaggaactttttaggggcTGAATTGATTATgttatatgtgcaatcatgtaaaacatacttccatattagtcaggttgtgaaagaccaaaagggaaaaaaacatggaaaaaaatctgCATTTACAGTCCATCAGTTTAGCATTTCCCATCACAAGTTATTTGTAatttgtcttagatcattatattggtTGGaagaattaattcatttataattgatcatatacagtattgctgttaccgtagcacagtgttctggttctgttcatttcactttactATTGTTCTCgttaaatctttccaggtttttctgaaatctacctgatatcaattaaaaaattttttattggcATTTTTAATGCCAGAGGTGAGCAGCATTTAACTATATACTTTTGgttctatagtttttttaaaaaactgagacaTTATCTACATGTCTCTGGTCTTTTGATACTTTTCCTGTTCTATTTGATTTCCCAAAATCTTCCTGTAAAATCATATCCAAAATCTGTACTTTATGATGTTATTTATCTGAATCTGGAGACATGGCAATGTGCTCTCATTACTGCTTCTTCACCCTTATTGggctttatttccctttttttaaagtattttttaaattttaaaaccatTCATTTTGATGCAAAATTGAGtgtaatttccttttcatctgtTACTGTTATACTGTCTAGCTCAAACTGTAGGTCTgaaacttttctcctttttttttaattaagtctCAGCTCCGTCTAGACTTTTTATTTAGCTTTTATGAATATGCTCTGTACTATATATTTATCCTTAATGATAAGtgtgatttctttcattttttatgtgtcatttttaaaacaatctcATATGTTTCCCTTTTGAGGCATATTAATTTAATTCTCTTCTAAATAAtatttcttcagatttttttcattatattgttatttcccttttccatctTTCACTATAATAAAATGCTGTGGAAATCTTCATCTGCCAAATTATACTACAAACTATgctatcatatttttattgttccttAACCCTAAAAATAAGGGACTAATAATAAATACAATGACTTTACTATCCTGgtccttttttatgttttgctaACCTTTGTTTCAGTTTGTATTTTGTATGCAATACCCTTGGAGACACTAGATGGAGATCAATAAATAGTGCCTTAAATCTTGTCAACCAGGGATGAATTTGAGGCTCATACTTAGAATGgaatctttacaattaattttattGGCCGTGTCTTCTTGAATTTCTATTTGGGAGACCCCTTCCCTTATTTACAAAGGTAAAAATTGTTCCATTTAATATAATGTTGAGTAACACTGCTTCCACTAATGAactgtttttaaagatttttatatatCAGCATCTGTCCAAATTTTTTCAGTATGTTAAAGTTTTAAACCATATAAAATTGGCATCTTTTCAGTTCCCTTaagtaagaattttaaaagttaaactgCACAATTACAATTGCCAAGTTTTTCtccaaagagatgataaaaatccATCTCCCTTAAATCCTGTCAACTATGTTGGTAGGTTGCTTAATCTTgaactttttgtctttttctcttgaGCTGGTCCAAAaacaagagaataataaaattcaaatttaaaaaaaaatttttttgtcttttgtttttctattggtcatttttgaaatttctacATAATATATCCCCATACAGTGATTGTTTGACAATATATGCAAAGTGCCTTTTCAGTTACTTATGATAATgacatgaagaaaaatgaaatccagaTTACAGAAATCTCTAAACTTCAATTCttagcaaatattttaataacagcAAACTTGAGTAGCTTGTATGTTAACTTTTCTTTGTCTGCATTACTTCcagaagtttatttttaaaaaattctttgttaatcAAGAAATGAGTACAAATGAAGTTGGatgaaaaatcattcttttagACCAAGATCACCACCAAACTGAgtaatttttacaaatgtttGAGGTTTCCATTGTGATAGAAAACTGCTACTACCCCTCTTGTGGTCATAGAGTAGTGTCTTAGAAAGCAAAAACCGCTCATTGTCTCTGAAGTCATAATTGTGGAGTGGGCTGAGATCTTGATTTTGATGTTTGCCACCTGTGATAGGATTTTGGATAATTCCTGGGCTTCAAGTCCTTTTTTTGAAATGAGAGGATGGGACTAGATGACCCAAAAGAACTCTTCTTGCTCAGAatctgtattctttcaatttaatgTTAATGTTCATAAATTAAACTCAAAGTAGAGATATAAACgtctatggggttaagtgacttgcccaaggtcacacagctaggtaattattgtgtgagggcagatttgaactcaggtcctcccaattcccagggctggtgcactattatccactatgccacttagctgccccttaggtaaataattttaaattaaatcaaatatttgAGTCCCATAGTACTTGGCTAAGTCGATTCTGAGATTGgtcatattttaaatgaattcagaaatactagtagtCATCTAAAACATCAAAGTACTCACTGTGgttaacttttctaagattatatATGGGTTAGggagtagatttttttaaaaaatctcgtTTAAATTTT
This window harbors:
- the NDUFV2 gene encoding NADH dehydrogenase [ubiquinone] flavoprotein 2, mitochondrial isoform X2, yielding MRCLHKTAVQSGAGGALFVHRDTPENNPDTPFDFTPENYKRIEAIVKNYPEGHKAAAVLPVLDLAQRQNGWLPISAMNKVAEVLQVPPMRVYEVATFYTMYNRKPVGKYHIQVCTTTPCMLRDSDSILEAIQKKLGIKVGETTPDKLFTLIEVECLGACVNAPMVQINDNYYEDLTPKDIEEILDDLKAGNVPKPGPRSGRFSCEPAGGLTSLTEPPKGPGFGLQSGL